The following proteins are co-located in the Desulfatitalea tepidiphila genome:
- a CDS encoding ABC transporter permease has product MNFKRMWAIFVSRNREFFRDKAAFGWNLLFPFLLLAGFAVIFGGDDRKEFKVGIFPCPPGETGQIDSCVPPALQGIKPIQFIGFQNQEEGLQRLKYHKIDMLIQGGSDPLRYWVSDTAPKGYIVEKMIAGHLNPVTADLLARQASVADRPIRYIDWFFPGVIGMNIMFSALYGVGFVVVRYRKNGVLKRLKATPLTAFEYLSAQMLSRIFVIAFSLTILWIGCDLIFDFHVEGSYLDLAIVFMLGNLSLTALGLIIASRGTSEEFANGLLNFMTWPMMFLSEVWFSLEGAPRWLRMASEALPLTHLLTGVRKIMNDGAGLAEVQLELMVLAGFTLLFLSVGALLFSWNK; this is encoded by the coding sequence ATGAACTTCAAACGCATGTGGGCCATCTTCGTATCGCGCAACCGGGAGTTTTTTCGAGACAAAGCGGCCTTCGGCTGGAACCTGCTCTTCCCTTTCCTGCTGCTCGCCGGTTTTGCCGTCATTTTCGGCGGCGACGACCGCAAGGAGTTCAAGGTTGGGATTTTTCCTTGCCCTCCGGGCGAAACCGGCCAGATCGACAGCTGCGTGCCGCCTGCCCTGCAAGGCATCAAACCCATTCAATTCATCGGGTTTCAAAACCAGGAAGAGGGGCTGCAACGGCTCAAATACCACAAGATCGATATGCTGATTCAGGGGGGATCCGATCCGCTGCGCTATTGGGTCAGCGATACCGCGCCCAAAGGCTACATTGTGGAGAAGATGATCGCCGGCCACTTGAACCCCGTCACCGCCGATCTTCTGGCCCGCCAGGCATCGGTTGCGGACCGACCCATTCGCTACATCGACTGGTTTTTTCCCGGTGTCATCGGCATGAACATCATGTTTTCGGCCCTTTACGGTGTCGGCTTCGTAGTGGTGCGCTATCGTAAGAACGGCGTACTCAAACGGCTCAAAGCCACCCCGCTGACCGCCTTCGAGTATCTGAGCGCCCAGATGCTCTCGCGTATTTTCGTCATCGCCTTCTCGCTCACCATTCTGTGGATCGGATGCGATCTCATCTTCGATTTTCACGTGGAGGGGTCCTACCTCGATCTGGCCATCGTGTTCATGCTGGGCAACCTGAGCTTGACCGCCCTGGGTCTGATCATCGCCTCCCGGGGTACGAGCGAGGAGTTCGCCAACGGTTTGCTCAATTTCATGACCTGGCCAATGATGTTTTTATCCGAAGTGTGGTTCTCTCTGGAAGGCGCTCCCCGATGGCTCAGAATGGCATCCGAAGCGTTGCCCCTGACCCATTTGTTAACCGGCGTGCGCAAAATCATGAACGACGGTGCAGGATTGGCGGAAGTGCAACTGGAACTGATGGTGCTCGCCGGTTTTACCCTTCTGTTTCTGTCGGTGGGTGCATTGCTTTTTTCATGGAACAAGTAG